In a single window of the Aminomonas paucivorans DSM 12260 genome:
- a CDS encoding TetR/AcrR family transcriptional regulator has product MAGEAERAQDRRRPLLRTAEELFAAQGYGEGWFRGVRERGGISEEAFRREFPSPEDLMETLAEAMLEEALEAQSGVLEDPSLDAVEKLRRLFRGLAAWKLRRRAFFRNLALAAYREENLLLQQRLMGVMGKRMVPLTGELFRQGAREGVFSLSDPEEAAEQILWMLRGLGPRVATVLESPSLAGAEEVVRKFSAISRSMERILGVPEGALGLGALFRETLHAWFETLTGPEAGRADPGAL; this is encoded by the coding sequence ATGGCAGGAGAAGCGGAAAGGGCGCAGGATCGCAGACGTCCCCTCCTTCGCACCGCGGAGGAGCTCTTCGCGGCCCAAGGCTACGGCGAGGGATGGTTCCGGGGCGTCCGGGAAAGGGGTGGGATCTCCGAGGAGGCGTTCCGCCGGGAGTTCCCCTCCCCGGAGGACCTGATGGAGACGCTGGCGGAGGCCATGCTGGAGGAGGCTCTGGAGGCCCAGTCCGGCGTTCTGGAGGACCCCTCCCTGGATGCCGTGGAGAAGCTGCGGAGGCTCTTTCGGGGATTGGCGGCCTGGAAGCTGCGCCGCCGGGCGTTCTTTCGCAACCTGGCTCTGGCGGCGTACCGGGAGGAGAACCTCCTGCTGCAACAGCGGCTGATGGGGGTCATGGGAAAACGGATGGTTCCCCTGACGGGGGAACTGTTCCGCCAGGGAGCCCGGGAAGGGGTCTTCTCCCTTTCCGACCCCGAGGAGGCGGCGGAACAGATCCTGTGGATGCTGCGCGGCCTGGGCCCCCGGGTCGCGACGGTCCTGGAGTCTCCTTCCCTCGCCGGGGCGGAGGAGGTGGTCCGCAAGTTCTCCGCGATCTCCCGTTCCATGGAGCGGATCCTGGGGGTTCCGGAGGGGGCCCTGGGCTTGGGCGCCCTCTTCCGGGAGACCCTGCACGCCTGGTTCGAGACCCTGACGGGACCGGAGGCTGGACGGGCCGATCCGGGGGCGCTATAA